The following are from one region of the Oncorhynchus tshawytscha isolate Ot180627B linkage group LG24, Otsh_v2.0, whole genome shotgun sequence genome:
- the aarsd1 gene encoding alanyl-tRNA editing protein Aarsd1 isoform X2: protein MKQEINGKKETVKGFNVKLQDTILFPEGGGQPDDHGLIGDVPVLRVTRQGAEAVHFVSSALEVGQEVQLKVDWERRFDHMQQHSGQHLITAIAESMFGYKTTSWELGRQRSTIELDTPSMKPAQMEALEVAVNEKIRAHVPVAVQVLSLDDPALEQVRSRGLPDDAAGPIRIIDIEGVDVNMCCGTHVSNLSHLQVIKLLGTEKGKKNKTNLLFLVGNRVLKYAEKSYSTERSLVSLLKTGPDYHVDTVDKIQKTVKGLQKSNLGLLRDVAVLIAQNFKSNPERGNFFTLHKKEGDNEFMSIIANEIGTEETLVFLTVGEEKGPGLFLLAGPSGKVSELGPRVLEMLQGKGAGKNGRFQGKVNSMARRGEVETLIQEHCKNEQ, encoded by the exons ATGAAACAAGAAATCAATGGCAAGAAAGAAACCGTTAAAGGCTTCAATGTCAAGCTACAAGACACCATATTGTTTCCTGAGGGAGGTGGTCAG CCAGATGACCACGGGCTGATTGGAGATGTGCCGGTGCTGCGGGTGACGAGGCAGGGAGCTGAGGCTGTGCACTTTGTGAGTTCAGCTCTAGAGGTGGGCCAGGAGGTGCAGCTGAAGGTGGACTGGGAGCGGAGGTTTGACCACATGCAGCAACACTCAG GGCAACATCTAATCACAGCTATTGCAGAATCCATGTTTGGGTACAAGACCACATCCTG GGAGTTGGGGCGTCAGCGCAGCACCATAGAGCTGGACACTCCCTCTATGAAGCCTGCCCAGATGGAGGCCCTCGAGGTAGCAGTCAATGAGAAGATACGTGCTCATGTTCCCGTCGCTGTTCAGGTCCTCTCCTTAGATGACCCTGCATTGGAACAG GTGAGGAGTCGCGGTCTCCCGGACGACGCAGCGGGGCCTATCCGGATCATCGACATCGAGGGCGTTGACGTCAACATGTGCTGTGGGACCCACGTGTCCAACCTCAGTCACTTACAG GTCATAAAACTCCTGGGGACTGAGAAAGGAAAGAAGAACAAAACAAATCTGTTATTTCTAGTGGGTAACCGGGTCCTGAAGTATGCTGAGAAAAGCTACAGCACAGAACGCTCACTGGTATCCCTCCTCAA AACGGGCCCAGATTATCATGTTGATACAGTGGACAAGATCCAGAAGACTGTTAAGGGTCTACAGAAA AGTAACCTGGGCCTACTGAGAGACGTGGCTGTTCTAATAGCCCAGAACTTCAAGTCCAACCCAGAGAGGGGCAACTTCTTTACCTTACACAA GAAGGAGGGTGACAACGAGTTCATGAGCATCATAGCCAATGAAATAGGCACTGAG GAGACGTTGGTTTTCCTGACTgttggagaggagaaaggaccAGGGCTGTTCCTGCTGGCAGGACCCAGTGGGAAAGTGTCTGAACTGGGACCACG AGTGCTGGAGATGCTCCAGGGCAAAGGGGCTGGGAAGAACGGGCGCTTCCAGGGCAAAGTAAACAGCATGGCACGCCGAGGGGAGGTGGAGACCCTAATACAGGAACACTGCAAGAACGAGCAGTAA
- the LOC112223541 gene encoding glucose-6-phosphatase catalytic subunit 1: MEAVTDAFQSYGVSTTNYLQTNYKDAQGLFLWVSWAADLRNTFFIFFPLWFHLRESVGIKLIWVAVIGDWLNLVFKWILFGERPYWWVHETPYYSNTTAPHIEQYPMTCETGPGSPSGHAMGAASIYYTLVTSILAIMLTKKKTRASTKGMYLRGTLWAFFWAVQVCVCLSRVFIAAHFPHQVICGVITGIVVAEAFNRTQWIYGASLKKYFYTTVFLLSFAVGFYVLLKALGVDLLWTLEKAQKWCVRAEWVHMDSTPFASLLRNMGTLFGLGLGVHSPLYTESKKNSSTPFRVGCIVTSLLLLHLFDSFKPPTHTAALFYLLSFCKSATVPLATVSIIPYCMSGALSSVQSKKHL; encoded by the exons ATGGAGGCAGTCACGGATGCCTTTCAGAGCTATGGGGTGAGCACCACTAATTACCTCCAGACCAACTATAAGGATGCACAGGGTTTGTTCCTGTGGGTGTCCTGGGCTGCTGACCTCAGGAACaccttcttcatcttcttccccCTCTGGTTCCACCTGCGGGAGTCGGTGGGTATCAAACTCATCTGGGTGGCAGTGATCGGCGACTGGCTCAACCTGGTCTTCAAGTG GATTCTGTTTGGCGAGAGGCCGTATTGGTGGGTTCATGAAACACCTTACTACAGCAATACCACTGCACCTCACATTGAACAATACCCCATGACCTGTGAGACTGGCCCAG GCAGTCCCTCTGGCCACGCTATGGGAGCCGCAAGCATCTACTACACACTGGTCACCTCCATCCTAGCCATCATGCTGACCAAGAAGAAGACGAGAGCTTCCACCAAGGGCAT GTATCTGCGGGGCACTTTGTGGGCATTCTTCTGGGCCGtccaggtgtgtgtctgtctctccagagtcTTCATTGCTGCCCACTTCCCCCACCAAGTCATCTGTGGAGTCATCACAG GTATTGTTGTGGCCGAGGCCTTCAACAGAACCCAGTGGATCTACGGAGCCAGTCTGAAGAAGTACTTCTACACCACCGTTTTCCTGCTCTCCTTCGCTGTTGGCTTCTACGTGCTGCTGAAGGCTCTGGGCGTGGACCTGCTGTGGACCCTGGAGAAAGCCCAGAAGTGGTGTGTAAGGGCTGAATGGGTCCACATGGACTCCACTCCCTTCGCCAGCCTCCTGCGCAACATGGGCACCCTGTTTGGCCTGGGCCTGGGCGTGCACTCGCCCCTCTACACCGAGAGCAAGAAGAACAGCAGCACCCCCTTCAGGGTGGGATGTATCGTTAcctcgctgctcctgctgcacctctTTGACTCCTTCAAGCCCCCCACGCACACCGCCGCCCTCTTctaccttctgtctttctgtaagaGCGCCACTGTCCCCTTGGCAACCGTGAGCATCATCCCCTACTGCATGTCAGGAGCATTGAGCAGTGTACAGAGCAAGAAGCATCTGTGA
- the LOC112223543 gene encoding proteasome activator complex subunit 3 isoform X3, with product MNLILSITDQGNRLTVVFVQVDVFRQRITGEAENLVASFFPNKLLELDHFLKDPILNICELKEIHSEINLTVPDPILLSNLHDGLEAQNAKKRKMEDGTSEDKVAGTKVFIMPSGMMKSNTKLVDLIEKVKPEIRTLIEKCNTVKMWVQLLIPRIEDGNNFGVSIQEETVAELRTVEGEAASYLDQISGYYITRAKLVSKIAKYPHVEDYRRTVTEIDEKKYISLKVIVSELRNQYVTLYDMILKNIDKIKKPRSSNAEALY from the exons ATGAACTTAATCTTAAG CATAACGGACCAGGGAAACCGTCTAACAG TTGTTTTTGTACAGGTCGATGTTTTCAGACAACGAATTACTGGGGAG GCAGAGAACCTAGTTGCAAGTTTTTTCCCAAATAAGTTATTGGAACTTGACCATTTTCTCAAG GATCCCATTTTAAACATCTGTGAACTTAAAGAGATACACTCAGAAATCAACTTGACAGTGCCAGACCCCATTCTACTCTCAAACCTCCACGATGGACTTGAAGCG CAAAATGCCAAAAAGAGGAAAATGGAAGATGGTACTAGCGAGGACAAGG TGGCTGGCACCAAGGTCTTTATCATGCCTAGTGGGATGATGAAGAGCAACACCAAGCTGGTGGACTTGATCGAGAAGGTCAAGCCAGAAATCAGGACACTCATAGAGAAATGTAACACG GTAAAAATGTGGGTTCAGTTGCTTATCCCAAGAATAGAAGATGGCAACAACTTTGGGGTTTCAATTCAG GAGGAGACAGTAGCTGAACTCCGAACAGTGGAGGGGGAAGCAGCATCGTACCTCGACCAGATATCTGG ATACTACATCACAAGAGCAAAGCTAGTGTCCAAAATAGCAAAATACCCACATGTG GAGGACTACCGGCGCACAGTGACAGAGATTGATGAGAAGAAATACATCAGCCTCAAGGTCATAGTTTCAGAGCTGAGAAATCAATAC GTAACGCTATACGACATGATCTTGAAGAACATTGACAAGATCAAGAAGCCTAGGAGCAGCAATGCTGAAGCATTGTACTGA
- the LOC112223543 gene encoding proteasome activator complex subunit 3 isoform X1, producing the protein MNLILSITDQGNRLTVVFVQVDVFRQRITGEAENLVASFFPNKLLELDHFLKSVCVVGHRLQDPILNICELKEIHSEINLTVPDPILLSNLHDGLEAQNAKKRKMEDGTSEDKVAGTKVFIMPSGMMKSNTKLVDLIEKVKPEIRTLIEKCNTVKMWVQLLIPRIEDGNNFGVSIQEETVAELRTVEGEAASYLDQISGYYITRAKLVSKIAKYPHVEDYRRTVTEIDEKKYISLKVIVSELRNQYVTLYDMILKNIDKIKKPRSSNAEALY; encoded by the exons ATGAACTTAATCTTAAG CATAACGGACCAGGGAAACCGTCTAACAG TTGTTTTTGTACAGGTCGATGTTTTCAGACAACGAATTACTGGGGAG GCAGAGAACCTAGTTGCAAGTTTTTTCCCAAATAAGTTATTGGAACTTGACCATTTTCTCAAG AGTGTATGTGTTGTGGGCCATCGTTTGCAGGATCCCATTTTAAACATCTGTGAACTTAAAGAGATACACTCAGAAATCAACTTGACAGTGCCAGACCCCATTCTACTCTCAAACCTCCACGATGGACTTGAAGCG CAAAATGCCAAAAAGAGGAAAATGGAAGATGGTACTAGCGAGGACAAGG TGGCTGGCACCAAGGTCTTTATCATGCCTAGTGGGATGATGAAGAGCAACACCAAGCTGGTGGACTTGATCGAGAAGGTCAAGCCAGAAATCAGGACACTCATAGAGAAATGTAACACG GTAAAAATGTGGGTTCAGTTGCTTATCCCAAGAATAGAAGATGGCAACAACTTTGGGGTTTCAATTCAG GAGGAGACAGTAGCTGAACTCCGAACAGTGGAGGGGGAAGCAGCATCGTACCTCGACCAGATATCTGG ATACTACATCACAAGAGCAAAGCTAGTGTCCAAAATAGCAAAATACCCACATGTG GAGGACTACCGGCGCACAGTGACAGAGATTGATGAGAAGAAATACATCAGCCTCAAGGTCATAGTTTCAGAGCTGAGAAATCAATAC GTAACGCTATACGACATGATCTTGAAGAACATTGACAAGATCAAGAAGCCTAGGAGCAGCAATGCTGAAGCATTGTACTGA
- the LOC112223543 gene encoding proteasome activator complex subunit 3 isoform X2 gives MNSLLKVDNELNLKVDVFRQRITGEAENLVASFFPNKLLELDHFLKSVCVVGHRLQDPILNICELKEIHSEINLTVPDPILLSNLHDGLEAQNAKKRKMEDGTSEDKVAGTKVFIMPSGMMKSNTKLVDLIEKVKPEIRTLIEKCNTVKMWVQLLIPRIEDGNNFGVSIQEETVAELRTVEGEAASYLDQISGYYITRAKLVSKIAKYPHVEDYRRTVTEIDEKKYISLKVIVSELRNQYVTLYDMILKNIDKIKKPRSSNAEALY, from the exons ATGAATTCACTCCTCAAGGTGGACAATGAACTTAATCTTAAG GTCGATGTTTTCAGACAACGAATTACTGGGGAG GCAGAGAACCTAGTTGCAAGTTTTTTCCCAAATAAGTTATTGGAACTTGACCATTTTCTCAAG AGTGTATGTGTTGTGGGCCATCGTTTGCAGGATCCCATTTTAAACATCTGTGAACTTAAAGAGATACACTCAGAAATCAACTTGACAGTGCCAGACCCCATTCTACTCTCAAACCTCCACGATGGACTTGAAGCG CAAAATGCCAAAAAGAGGAAAATGGAAGATGGTACTAGCGAGGACAAGG TGGCTGGCACCAAGGTCTTTATCATGCCTAGTGGGATGATGAAGAGCAACACCAAGCTGGTGGACTTGATCGAGAAGGTCAAGCCAGAAATCAGGACACTCATAGAGAAATGTAACACG GTAAAAATGTGGGTTCAGTTGCTTATCCCAAGAATAGAAGATGGCAACAACTTTGGGGTTTCAATTCAG GAGGAGACAGTAGCTGAACTCCGAACAGTGGAGGGGGAAGCAGCATCGTACCTCGACCAGATATCTGG ATACTACATCACAAGAGCAAAGCTAGTGTCCAAAATAGCAAAATACCCACATGTG GAGGACTACCGGCGCACAGTGACAGAGATTGATGAGAAGAAATACATCAGCCTCAAGGTCATAGTTTCAGAGCTGAGAAATCAATAC GTAACGCTATACGACATGATCTTGAAGAACATTGACAAGATCAAGAAGCCTAGGAGCAGCAATGCTGAAGCATTGTACTGA
- the aarsd1 gene encoding alanyl-tRNA editing protein Aarsd1 isoform X1 → MAFQCQRDCYMQEFVTSVVACSPGEMKQEINGKKETVKGFNVKLQDTILFPEGGGQPDDHGLIGDVPVLRVTRQGAEAVHFVSSALEVGQEVQLKVDWERRFDHMQQHSGQHLITAIAESMFGYKTTSWELGRQRSTIELDTPSMKPAQMEALEVAVNEKIRAHVPVAVQVLSLDDPALEQVRSRGLPDDAAGPIRIIDIEGVDVNMCCGTHVSNLSHLQVIKLLGTEKGKKNKTNLLFLVGNRVLKYAEKSYSTERSLVSLLKTGPDYHVDTVDKIQKTVKGLQKSNLGLLRDVAVLIAQNFKSNPERGNFFTLHKKEGDNEFMSIIANEIGTEETLVFLTVGEEKGPGLFLLAGPSGKVSELGPRVLEMLQGKGAGKNGRFQGKVNSMARRGEVETLIQEHCKNEQ, encoded by the exons tTTGTCACCTCAGTGGTGGCTTGCTCACCTGGTGAAATGAAACAAGAAATCAATGGCAAGAAAGAAACCGTTAAAGGCTTCAATGTCAAGCTACAAGACACCATATTGTTTCCTGAGGGAGGTGGTCAG CCAGATGACCACGGGCTGATTGGAGATGTGCCGGTGCTGCGGGTGACGAGGCAGGGAGCTGAGGCTGTGCACTTTGTGAGTTCAGCTCTAGAGGTGGGCCAGGAGGTGCAGCTGAAGGTGGACTGGGAGCGGAGGTTTGACCACATGCAGCAACACTCAG GGCAACATCTAATCACAGCTATTGCAGAATCCATGTTTGGGTACAAGACCACATCCTG GGAGTTGGGGCGTCAGCGCAGCACCATAGAGCTGGACACTCCCTCTATGAAGCCTGCCCAGATGGAGGCCCTCGAGGTAGCAGTCAATGAGAAGATACGTGCTCATGTTCCCGTCGCTGTTCAGGTCCTCTCCTTAGATGACCCTGCATTGGAACAG GTGAGGAGTCGCGGTCTCCCGGACGACGCAGCGGGGCCTATCCGGATCATCGACATCGAGGGCGTTGACGTCAACATGTGCTGTGGGACCCACGTGTCCAACCTCAGTCACTTACAG GTCATAAAACTCCTGGGGACTGAGAAAGGAAAGAAGAACAAAACAAATCTGTTATTTCTAGTGGGTAACCGGGTCCTGAAGTATGCTGAGAAAAGCTACAGCACAGAACGCTCACTGGTATCCCTCCTCAA AACGGGCCCAGATTATCATGTTGATACAGTGGACAAGATCCAGAAGACTGTTAAGGGTCTACAGAAA AGTAACCTGGGCCTACTGAGAGACGTGGCTGTTCTAATAGCCCAGAACTTCAAGTCCAACCCAGAGAGGGGCAACTTCTTTACCTTACACAA GAAGGAGGGTGACAACGAGTTCATGAGCATCATAGCCAATGAAATAGGCACTGAG GAGACGTTGGTTTTCCTGACTgttggagaggagaaaggaccAGGGCTGTTCCTGCTGGCAGGACCCAGTGGGAAAGTGTCTGAACTGGGACCACG AGTGCTGGAGATGCTCCAGGGCAAAGGGGCTGGGAAGAACGGGCGCTTCCAGGGCAAAGTAAACAGCATGGCACGCCGAGGGGAGGTGGAGACCCTAATACAGGAACACTGCAAGAACGAGCAGTAA
- the LOC112223543 gene encoding proteasome activator complex subunit 3 isoform X4 has protein sequence MNSLLKVDNELNLKVDVFRQRITGEAENLVASFFPNKLLELDHFLKDPILNICELKEIHSEINLTVPDPILLSNLHDGLEAQNAKKRKMEDGTSEDKVAGTKVFIMPSGMMKSNTKLVDLIEKVKPEIRTLIEKCNTVKMWVQLLIPRIEDGNNFGVSIQEETVAELRTVEGEAASYLDQISGYYITRAKLVSKIAKYPHVEDYRRTVTEIDEKKYISLKVIVSELRNQYVTLYDMILKNIDKIKKPRSSNAEALY, from the exons ATGAATTCACTCCTCAAGGTGGACAATGAACTTAATCTTAAG GTCGATGTTTTCAGACAACGAATTACTGGGGAG GCAGAGAACCTAGTTGCAAGTTTTTTCCCAAATAAGTTATTGGAACTTGACCATTTTCTCAAG GATCCCATTTTAAACATCTGTGAACTTAAAGAGATACACTCAGAAATCAACTTGACAGTGCCAGACCCCATTCTACTCTCAAACCTCCACGATGGACTTGAAGCG CAAAATGCCAAAAAGAGGAAAATGGAAGATGGTACTAGCGAGGACAAGG TGGCTGGCACCAAGGTCTTTATCATGCCTAGTGGGATGATGAAGAGCAACACCAAGCTGGTGGACTTGATCGAGAAGGTCAAGCCAGAAATCAGGACACTCATAGAGAAATGTAACACG GTAAAAATGTGGGTTCAGTTGCTTATCCCAAGAATAGAAGATGGCAACAACTTTGGGGTTTCAATTCAG GAGGAGACAGTAGCTGAACTCCGAACAGTGGAGGGGGAAGCAGCATCGTACCTCGACCAGATATCTGG ATACTACATCACAAGAGCAAAGCTAGTGTCCAAAATAGCAAAATACCCACATGTG GAGGACTACCGGCGCACAGTGACAGAGATTGATGAGAAGAAATACATCAGCCTCAAGGTCATAGTTTCAGAGCTGAGAAATCAATAC GTAACGCTATACGACATGATCTTGAAGAACATTGACAAGATCAAGAAGCCTAGGAGCAGCAATGCTGAAGCATTGTACTGA